From Spirosoma agri, one genomic window encodes:
- a CDS encoding alpha/beta fold hydrolase, whose product MSYIKAGTDASGNDIKLFYQDLGTGNPVVLIHGWPLSHEMWDYQLAELPAHGLRVIAYDRRGFGKSTQTWDGYDYDTLADDLKAVLDELDLQNVTLVGFSMGGGEVARYMSRYGGARVSKVAFVSAVTPYLLKTDDNPDGVDQSVFDEITENLQKDRADFLQTFGKQFYGVSLLSKPVSQAHLDGDFARAYVASHKATLDCANAFATTDFRNDLTQIHVPALIIHGDADKTVPIESSGELTANALPSAQYLVYDGAPHGLFMTEKDRLNEDLLAFIQEGVTVREPVGTTTLY is encoded by the coding sequence ATGAGCTACATCAAAGCAGGTACGGATGCGTCCGGCAATGACATTAAACTTTTCTACCAGGACTTAGGTACTGGCAACCCAGTAGTATTGATCCACGGCTGGCCATTGAGCCACGAAATGTGGGATTATCAACTAGCAGAACTTCCCGCTCACGGACTTCGGGTGATCGCTTACGATCGCCGGGGATTCGGTAAATCGACCCAGACCTGGGACGGTTATGACTACGATACATTAGCAGACGATTTAAAAGCTGTGCTCGACGAGCTTGATCTACAGAATGTTACGTTGGTAGGTTTCTCGATGGGTGGGGGCGAAGTGGCCCGCTACATGAGCCGTTACGGTGGAGCACGTGTATCGAAAGTAGCTTTCGTTAGTGCTGTAACCCCTTATTTGCTCAAAACAGACGACAACCCAGACGGCGTTGATCAGAGTGTATTTGACGAGATCACAGAAAACCTTCAGAAAGACCGCGCTGACTTCCTGCAAACCTTTGGTAAGCAGTTCTACGGCGTGAGTCTGCTTAGTAAACCCGTCAGCCAGGCTCATCTTGATGGCGATTTTGCCCGTGCCTACGTGGCCTCCCACAAAGCTACGCTCGATTGCGCGAATGCTTTTGCCACGACGGACTTCCGGAATGACCTGACCCAGATTCATGTACCAGCCCTGATCATTCATGGTGATGCCGACAAAACAGTGCCCATCGAATCGTCAGGCGAGTTAACCGCCAACGCTTTGCCAAGTGCTCAGTACCTTGTTTATGACGGAGCGCCACACGGCTTGTTCATGACGGAAAAAGACCGGCTGAACGAAGACCTGCTGGCATTCATTCAGGAAGGCGTAACGGTTCGCGAACCCGTTGGTACAACAACGTTGTATTAA
- a CDS encoding AraC family transcriptional regulator, which yields MKQPLRKDLEPVATSFIVKELTELHFDPNWHFHPHYQLFLVEEGTGTRFIGDSIKPFGPGDLVFLGPNLPHLWRSDQAYFNKQSGLVTRGIVVYFAEDFLGTDFFGKHEMTLLRQLLNHARQGLEWTGPTRAQVEAALRTMSKQSGGFDRVISLLTLLNSLSHATDFRYLTSPGYTNTVKPTETDRMQLVHDYVLGHFPDDLSLDTIADLAGMTPPAFCRYFKARANKTFSEFVSEVRIGHACKLLIGGKLSVTQISFESGFRTLSNFNRQFKDITGQTPSAYVRTYRQL from the coding sequence ATGAAACAACCTCTCCGTAAAGACCTTGAGCCAGTTGCGACCTCATTCATTGTCAAAGAGTTGACTGAACTCCACTTTGATCCCAACTGGCACTTTCACCCGCACTACCAGTTATTTCTGGTTGAGGAGGGAACGGGGACTCGCTTTATCGGGGATTCAATAAAACCGTTCGGCCCAGGAGATCTGGTTTTTCTGGGGCCAAATTTGCCGCATCTCTGGCGCAGTGATCAGGCTTATTTCAACAAACAGTCGGGTTTAGTCACCAGAGGTATCGTTGTTTATTTTGCCGAAGATTTTCTCGGTACGGACTTCTTTGGCAAACATGAGATGACCTTACTGCGGCAGTTGCTGAACCATGCCCGGCAGGGGCTCGAATGGACCGGCCCGACGCGCGCCCAGGTCGAAGCTGCTCTACGCACGATGAGCAAACAATCGGGGGGCTTTGACCGAGTCATTAGCCTGCTGACTTTGCTGAACAGCCTGTCTCACGCGACTGATTTCCGGTATCTAACCAGTCCCGGCTACACGAATACTGTTAAACCGACAGAAACGGATCGGATGCAACTGGTTCATGACTACGTATTAGGCCATTTTCCGGACGATCTCAGCCTCGATACCATTGCTGATCTGGCGGGTATGACGCCCCCGGCATTCTGTCGCTATTTCAAGGCTCGTGCCAACAAGACGTTTTCGGAATTTGTCTCCGAAGTTCGGATCGGTCATGCCTGCAAACTGCTCATCGGGGGCAAATTAAGTGTAACCCAGATCAGTTTTGAAAGTGGGTTCCGAACGCTCTCTAACTTCAACCGTCAGTTCAAGGACATTACCGGGCAGACACCGTCGGCCTACGTCAGAACGTATCGACAGTTGTAA
- a CDS encoding sugar phosphate isomerase/epimerase family protein, with amino-acid sequence MNKLGMNMFVWTMSMDEDLSDTLSFLKTSGFEFVEIPINDTNVDKWTRIGQQLAELGLGVQACTLCGPEYSLISADESVRRAGIDYLKSIVDCASLAGATILMGPFYAGFKAFTGKPATADEWAWSVAGMREVAEHAQTKGVLLAMEYLNRFETYLLTCADELVRYVEAVDHPNCGAAFDTFHANMEEKNIGDALRKVAPYLMHVQISENDRSTPGHGHINFDDVFSALQEVEYTGPIAIEAFGPNPPALAAATHIFRPMFESPEQLAVDGLAFIKSELTKKQGSEVLAS; translated from the coding sequence ATGAATAAGCTGGGAATGAACATGTTCGTCTGGACGATGTCAATGGACGAAGACCTCTCTGACACGCTATCGTTCCTGAAAACGAGCGGCTTTGAATTTGTCGAAATACCAATTAACGACACGAATGTAGACAAATGGACGCGTATCGGTCAACAATTGGCCGAACTGGGCCTGGGCGTACAGGCTTGCACGCTTTGCGGACCAGAGTACAGTCTGATCAGCGCCGATGAATCTGTACGTCGGGCTGGTATCGACTACCTCAAGTCGATTGTCGACTGTGCCTCGCTGGCCGGCGCTACGATTTTGATGGGGCCATTCTACGCCGGTTTCAAAGCATTTACCGGCAAACCCGCCACCGCCGATGAATGGGCGTGGTCCGTTGCCGGCATGCGCGAAGTTGCTGAACATGCTCAAACCAAAGGGGTACTTCTAGCGATGGAATACCTGAATCGTTTCGAAACCTACCTGCTCACCTGCGCCGACGAACTCGTACGTTATGTGGAAGCGGTCGATCATCCCAATTGCGGGGCCGCTTTTGATACGTTTCATGCCAACATGGAAGAAAAAAACATCGGTGACGCGCTGCGGAAAGTCGCGCCTTACTTGATGCATGTACAGATTTCGGAAAATGACCGGTCAACACCGGGCCACGGACATATCAATTTCGACGATGTGTTCAGCGCTTTGCAGGAAGTAGAGTACACCGGCCCGATTGCCATCGAAGCCTTCGGTCCGAACCCGCCCGCACTGGCTGCTGCTACTCATATTTTCCGGCCCATGTTTGAATCGCCCGAACAGCTGGCGGTCGATGGACTGGCGTTTATAAAAAGTGAGCTAACGAAAAAACAAGGGAGCGAAGTACTCGCATCATAA
- a CDS encoding Gfo/Idh/MocA family protein — MINIAIVGLGFGAEFIPIYQRHPNANMYAICQRNVDKLNEIGDAYGIEKRYSNYDELLADPDVDAVHINSPIPNHAEQSLKALRAGKHVACTVPMATTVEECMEIVKVTKETGKKYMMMETVVYSREFLFVKELYENGELGKVQFLKASHQQDMDGWPDYWPGLPPMHYATHCVGPVAGLLKLEADYVSCFGSGTIREELTKIHNSPFAVESAHIKFKDSDLSAYVYRSLFDVARQYRESFEVYGDKKSFEWQLIEDEQPVIHTAKKPEPEIPEKVAVPDYARLLPEEIQRFTTKGVYDADDQQHLSFTQGGGHGGSHPHMVHEFVSAIVEDRDPFPNAAQSANWTSVGILAHESALQGGQLIKLPDFTNA; from the coding sequence ATGATTAACATAGCTATTGTTGGCCTCGGATTTGGGGCTGAATTTATCCCGATCTATCAGCGCCACCCGAACGCAAACATGTACGCGATCTGCCAGCGTAACGTCGACAAACTGAACGAGATCGGCGACGCGTATGGTATTGAAAAACGCTACAGCAATTACGATGAATTGCTGGCCGATCCAGACGTCGATGCTGTTCACATCAATTCGCCGATTCCGAACCATGCCGAACAGAGCCTGAAAGCGTTGCGGGCGGGCAAACACGTTGCCTGTACCGTACCGATGGCTACGACGGTTGAGGAGTGTATGGAAATCGTGAAGGTGACGAAAGAGACCGGCAAAAAATACATGATGATGGAAACGGTGGTGTATAGCCGCGAGTTTCTGTTCGTAAAAGAACTGTATGAAAATGGCGAGTTAGGAAAGGTGCAGTTCCTGAAAGCCAGTCACCAGCAGGATATGGACGGCTGGCCTGATTACTGGCCTGGGTTGCCCCCAATGCACTACGCTACGCACTGCGTTGGACCGGTGGCGGGTCTGTTGAAACTCGAAGCGGACTATGTGTCTTGTTTTGGCTCGGGAACGATTCGGGAGGAATTGACGAAAATCCACAATTCACCGTTTGCGGTCGAGTCGGCGCACATTAAGTTCAAGGACAGCGATTTGTCGGCCTATGTTTACCGGTCGCTGTTTGATGTGGCGCGGCAATACCGGGAGAGTTTTGAAGTATATGGCGATAAGAAGTCGTTCGAGTGGCAGTTGATCGAAGATGAGCAGCCCGTTATTCATACCGCGAAAAAGCCGGAGCCGGAAATCCCCGAAAAAGTCGCCGTACCTGACTACGCCCGACTGCTTCCCGAAGAAATTCAGCGTTTTACGACGAAGGGCGTTTACGACGCCGACGACCAGCAACACCTGTCCTTCACGCAGGGCGGTGGTCACGGTGGGTCACACCCGCACATGGTCCATGAGTTTGTGTCGGCCATTGTGGAGGATCGTGATCCGTTTCCCAATGCGGCCCAATCGGCGAACTGGACGAGCGTAGGTATATTGGCGCATGAGTCGGCTCTACAGGGCGGACAACTGATCAAGCTACCGGATTTTACGAATGCATGA
- a CDS encoding GNAT family N-acetyltransferase: MNESPVILRFAKSYLVDGTVPAEQYSIVEKESLEKVGAIRFRLSNKDDILLYAGHIGYNVDQAHRGKRYAAHACLALKAIALQNGFIELIITCDPDNWPSRRTCEYIGAELIDIIDLPPDNDMYRDGERRKCRYQWRIG; this comes from the coding sequence ATGAACGAGTCGCCAGTGATTCTCCGGTTTGCGAAATCATATCTGGTCGATGGTACAGTTCCTGCTGAACAGTATTCGATCGTTGAAAAAGAGTCACTGGAAAAAGTAGGGGCAATCCGATTTCGGTTGAGCAACAAGGATGATATTCTGCTGTACGCCGGGCATATCGGCTACAATGTGGATCAGGCTCACCGGGGTAAACGCTACGCTGCCCATGCGTGTTTAGCGCTGAAAGCCATAGCGTTGCAAAATGGATTTATAGAACTGATCATTACCTGCGATCCCGATAACTGGCCATCGCGTCGTACGTGCGAATACATTGGCGCTGAATTGATAGACATCATTGATCTGCCACCGGACAATGATATGTATCGGGATGGCGAACGGCGAAAGTGCCGATATCAGTGGCGGATTGGATGA